A single region of the Halopiger xanaduensis SH-6 genome encodes:
- a CDS encoding DUF5799 family protein: MSDTDWTDRIVGARMTLDQEFSSRIAESRFSNQQWSLIMTATELEIEHADDPERARIVANTDKVDQIMPELENVDQGMGAMGGPGAGGGSGSGAGNASGSGGGLVDSIKGALGLGGDGGSGQGAKREAAERLTQEYADELQSKLESNGKWESIREIAAEN; this comes from the coding sequence ATGAGCGACACCGACTGGACCGACCGGATCGTCGGGGCGCGGATGACCCTCGATCAGGAGTTCTCCTCGCGAATCGCGGAGTCGCGGTTCTCGAACCAGCAGTGGAGCCTGATCATGACCGCGACCGAACTCGAGATCGAGCACGCCGACGATCCCGAGCGCGCCCGGATCGTCGCGAACACCGACAAAGTCGATCAGATCATGCCCGAACTCGAGAACGTGGATCAGGGAATGGGCGCGATGGGCGGTCCGGGTGCCGGCGGCGGCAGCGGCAGCGGCGCCGGCAACGCGAGCGGCTCGGGCGGCGGTCTGGTCGACTCGATCAAAGGCGCGCTCGGCCTCGGCGGCGACGGCGGGAGCGGACAGGGCGCGAAACGCGAGGCGGCCGAACGGCTCACGCAGGAGTACGCCGACGAGCTCCAGTCGAAACTCGAGTCGAACGGCAAGTGGGAGTCGATTCGAGAAATCGCCGCGGAGAACTGA
- a CDS encoding DUF7545 family protein, giving the protein MSDDVETITVSITADDETTDDVTVPAGLVDLVAEGDQTSAETVGDIVLLSFASRAHHMVHHGQGGDEDLEAQEERIMDLFEERFGVTFGEATGHQH; this is encoded by the coding sequence ATGTCCGACGACGTGGAGACGATCACCGTCTCGATCACGGCCGACGACGAAACGACAGACGACGTGACGGTCCCCGCGGGGCTCGTGGACCTCGTCGCGGAAGGCGACCAGACGTCCGCCGAGACGGTCGGCGACATCGTCCTGCTATCCTTCGCCAGCCGCGCCCACCACATGGTTCACCACGGCCAGGGCGGGGACGAGGACCTCGAGGCCCAGGAGGAGCGCATCATGGACCTCTTCGAGGAGCGGTTCGGCGTCACCTTCGGCGAAGCGACCGGCCACCAGCACTAA
- a CDS encoding ComEC/Rec2 family competence protein codes for MQRSALVVAVGLTVVLAGCAGGVDLGTSTDSSTDAASVDAAGDLEIHHIDVGQADSTLIVTPANETILIDTGDWRDDGQTVIDYLEAQDIERIDHLVATHGHADHIGGHPAVIEHFEENGEGVGAAYDSGVAHTSATYENYLDAIEEHDVDLFQVVAGDRLPLESASADGSNATLEATVLNPPEERHSDGVDENSVVLSLAYGEFTYLTTGDIERTTERRLIDAHGDTLAADAYQAGHHGSSTSSSDPFMDAVDPEVTVISSALDSQYGHPHDEVLESLAERGIETYWTGVHGDTVITVDGGDDVSVTTERDGPTDAAELLERKHDENDDSAANSVGLSISPGPASPAIDVVPARTVG; via the coding sequence GTGCAACGATCCGCCCTCGTCGTCGCCGTCGGACTCACGGTCGTTCTCGCGGGCTGTGCCGGCGGCGTTGATCTCGGTACGTCCACAGATTCCAGCACGGACGCCGCCTCCGTCGATGCCGCCGGCGACCTCGAGATCCACCATATCGACGTCGGGCAGGCCGATTCGACGCTGATCGTCACGCCGGCCAACGAAACGATCCTGATCGATACGGGCGACTGGCGCGACGACGGCCAGACCGTCATCGACTACCTCGAGGCCCAGGATATCGAGCGCATCGACCACCTGGTCGCGACGCACGGCCACGCAGACCACATCGGCGGCCACCCGGCCGTCATCGAACACTTCGAGGAAAACGGCGAGGGCGTCGGCGCGGCCTACGACTCCGGCGTCGCGCACACGAGCGCCACCTACGAGAACTACCTCGACGCGATCGAGGAGCACGACGTCGACCTGTTCCAAGTCGTCGCCGGCGATCGACTCCCCCTCGAGAGTGCGAGCGCCGACGGAAGCAACGCGACGCTCGAAGCGACCGTCCTGAACCCGCCGGAGGAACGTCACAGCGACGGCGTCGACGAGAACAGCGTCGTCCTCTCGCTCGCGTACGGCGAGTTCACCTACCTCACGACGGGCGACATCGAACGGACGACGGAACGACGGTTGATCGACGCGCACGGCGACACCCTCGCGGCCGACGCCTACCAAGCGGGCCACCACGGGTCGTCGACCTCCTCGAGCGATCCCTTCATGGATGCCGTCGACCCCGAAGTCACCGTGATCTCGAGCGCGCTCGACTCTCAGTACGGCCACCCCCACGACGAGGTGCTCGAGAGCCTCGCCGAGCGCGGTATCGAAACCTACTGGACCGGCGTGCACGGCGATACGGTGATCACGGTCGACGGCGGCGACGACGTCTCGGTAACGACCGAGCGCGACGGGCCGACCGACGCGGCCGAACTGCTCGAGCGGAAACACGACGAAAACGACGACAGCGCCGCCAACAGCGTGGGCTTGTCGATCTCCCCTGGCCCAGCGTCACCCGCGATTGATGTGGTTCCCGCGCGTACCGTGGGCTAA
- a CDS encoding metal-dependent hydrolase encodes MVDVTGHFGMALVFAAPAWMIWGRRAALGFTAFTLVTAMLPDADLVLQHVLPISHHGITHTLVFVALGGAVGGAVASTYLTARLNAHRWIRSTEIESETVFVFATAGLIVGGVSHLFADILSAPDIAAPLTPFWPIYSEPVIVDVIYYNSPVWNYGLLAVAVGLHLLLARYERYPLETRYRIGSRDGEDARDDGADQYRASRTD; translated from the coding sequence ATGGTCGACGTAACCGGTCACTTCGGCATGGCGCTGGTGTTCGCCGCGCCCGCGTGGATGATTTGGGGCCGCCGAGCGGCGCTCGGATTCACGGCCTTTACGCTCGTGACGGCGATGCTCCCGGACGCCGATCTGGTGTTGCAACACGTCCTGCCGATCTCCCACCACGGGATCACTCACACGCTGGTGTTCGTCGCGCTCGGGGGCGCGGTCGGCGGCGCGGTCGCGTCGACGTATCTCACCGCCCGGCTCAACGCCCACCGCTGGATTCGGAGTACGGAAATCGAATCCGAGACGGTCTTCGTCTTCGCGACGGCGGGCCTGATCGTCGGCGGCGTCAGCCACCTGTTCGCGGATATCCTCTCGGCGCCGGACATCGCGGCACCGCTTACACCGTTCTGGCCGATCTACTCAGAACCCGTAATCGTCGACGTCATCTACTACAACTCGCCGGTCTGGAACTATGGACTGCTCGCCGTCGCCGTCGGACTCCACCTGCTGTTGGCCCGGTACGAGCGGTACCCGCTCGAGACGCGCTACCGGATCGGAAGCCGAGACGGAGAGGACGCTCGAGACGACGGTGCCGATCAGTACCGCGCGAGCAGGACCGATTGA
- a CDS encoding DUF7557 family protein, whose product MPTVELEEETIERLDELRVDDESYDELVTELINIYETSEYTLFRAGD is encoded by the coding sequence ATGCCCACCGTCGAACTCGAGGAGGAGACGATCGAGCGACTGGACGAACTGCGCGTCGACGACGAGTCCTACGACGAACTGGTCACCGAACTCATCAACATCTACGAGACCAGCGAGTACACGCTCTTTCGCGCCGGCGACTGA
- a CDS encoding OsmC family protein: protein MAKQVTTVSEEGYSATNEIRDFETTIDANGEDAPDTLEALLAAYGSCYVPALRVGGQQRGADDLGTIEIDITGDLNDDDKLESIAFDIRVEADVDDETGEEIVERAFELCKVHDALKDDLHAETSFEGGAV from the coding sequence ATGGCGAAGCAAGTCACCACGGTATCCGAGGAGGGATACAGCGCCACGAACGAGATCCGCGACTTCGAGACGACCATCGACGCCAACGGGGAGGACGCGCCCGACACGCTCGAGGCGCTGCTGGCCGCCTACGGCTCCTGTTACGTCCCCGCGCTCCGCGTCGGCGGACAGCAGCGCGGCGCCGACGACCTCGGGACGATCGAGATCGACATCACCGGCGATCTCAACGACGACGACAAACTCGAGTCGATCGCCTTCGACATCCGCGTCGAGGCCGACGTGGACGACGAAACGGGCGAGGAGATCGTCGAGCGCGCGTTCGAACTCTGCAAGGTTCACGACGCCCTGAAGGACGACCTCCACGCGGAGACGAGCTTCGAGGGCGGCGCCGTCTAA
- a CDS encoding Na+/H+ antiporter subunit E, whose amino-acid sequence MRVKTWPLAGAAFAVLWIFVRGIGLSPAALLGQFLEGLVIGLPIAFVFRRLYVERIDLGRGVRALPYAGLYLATFAWEIVRANADMVYRVLAPGIPIEPEVILVPLRAETDVAITLLANSITITPGTVALDYDAETNALYVHAVDGRDPEAIAAPIRQWEDYALEMFDEDASPEDAPPEIVVSGGERDRGGNGANEDHNRGRTESETDKPADRERRGVDDE is encoded by the coding sequence ATGAGAGTCAAAACCTGGCCCCTCGCCGGCGCCGCCTTCGCCGTCCTGTGGATCTTCGTCCGCGGGATCGGGCTCTCACCGGCGGCGCTTCTGGGGCAGTTCCTCGAGGGGCTGGTCATCGGCCTGCCGATCGCGTTCGTCTTCCGCCGGCTGTACGTCGAGCGGATCGACCTCGGCCGCGGCGTCCGCGCGCTGCCCTACGCCGGGCTCTACCTCGCGACGTTCGCCTGGGAGATCGTCCGGGCGAACGCGGACATGGTCTACCGGGTGCTCGCCCCGGGGATACCGATCGAACCCGAGGTGATCCTGGTGCCGCTGCGGGCCGAGACCGACGTCGCGATCACGCTGCTGGCCAACAGCATCACCATCACGCCCGGCACCGTCGCGCTGGACTACGACGCGGAGACGAACGCGCTCTACGTCCACGCCGTCGACGGCCGCGACCCCGAGGCGATCGCCGCGCCGATCCGGCAGTGGGAGGACTACGCCCTCGAGATGTTCGACGAGGACGCCTCCCCTGAGGACGCGCCACCCGAAATCGTCGTCTCCGGCGGGGAACGGGACCGCGGCGGAAACGGAGCGAACGAGGACCACAATCGAGGAAGAACTGAGAGTGAAACCGACAAACCCGCGGACCGCGAACGACGAGGTGTCGACGATGAGTGA
- the mnhG gene encoding monovalent cation/H(+) antiporter subunit G — MIHDIVILALVVVGVFFLTVGTIGLLRLPNVYNRMHATSKPTTLGTAAIFLAGFVEFGPGGDGLTALLGIAFLLLTVPTGAHMIARAAERIGIPFLGSVTWPDPSAVERDERTESRSETGTGTGSEATDDD; from the coding sequence ATGATCCACGATATCGTCATCCTCGCGCTGGTCGTCGTCGGGGTCTTCTTCCTGACGGTCGGCACGATCGGCCTGTTGCGCCTGCCGAACGTCTACAACCGGATGCACGCCACGAGCAAGCCCACGACGCTCGGCACCGCCGCGATCTTCCTGGCCGGCTTCGTCGAGTTCGGCCCCGGCGGCGACGGCCTGACCGCGCTGCTCGGCATCGCCTTCCTCCTCCTGACCGTGCCGACCGGCGCGCACATGATCGCCCGCGCCGCCGAGCGGATCGGCATTCCGTTCCTCGGGAGCGTTACGTGGCCGGATCCGTCGGCAGTCGAGCGGGACGAGCGAACCGAGTCCCGTTCCGAGACCGGGACTGGAACCGGGTCCGAAGCGACCGACGACGACTGA
- a CDS encoding DUF3006 family protein, protein MGTSYTAVLDRIVEAESEGERASESEDRGGDSTEPSSGEQPKPEERTDGEPGRDRVELAVLLLEADGEVVDERTVPVDRLPVDGAHEGAVLEVVVADDEDADETDIEAGALLEVTYDPERERDRRDRAQDRFDRLSERLSDE, encoded by the coding sequence ATGGGCACCAGCTACACTGCGGTCCTCGATCGCATCGTCGAGGCCGAGAGCGAGGGCGAGCGAGCGAGCGAAAGCGAGGATAGGGGCGGTGACAGTACGGAGCCATCCAGCGGGGAGCAACCGAAACCCGAGGAACGCACCGACGGCGAACCGGGACGCGACCGCGTCGAACTGGCCGTCCTCCTGCTCGAGGCCGACGGCGAGGTCGTCGACGAGCGGACGGTCCCCGTCGACCGACTCCCGGTAGACGGCGCTCACGAGGGCGCCGTGCTCGAGGTCGTGGTTGCGGACGACGAAGACGCTGACGAGACTGACATCGAGGCGGGTGCGCTGCTCGAGGTAACGTACGATCCGGAGCGGGAACGGGACCGTCGAGACCGAGCGCAGGACCGGTTCGATCGACTGTCGGAGCGGCTATCGGACGAGTAG
- a CDS encoding monovalent cation/H+ antiporter complex subunit F: protein MSEATDPALLETVISAALVIVSGLCVLCSYRVIRGPTNPDRVVALDAIATNVVAIAVLFALQTERGLFLTVSLVLAIIGFIATVAVAKFVTEGEVIE, encoded by the coding sequence ATGAGTGAGGCGACCGACCCGGCGCTGCTCGAGACGGTAATCAGTGCGGCGTTAGTGATCGTGAGCGGGCTCTGCGTGCTCTGTAGCTACCGGGTGATCCGCGGGCCGACGAATCCTGACCGGGTGGTCGCGCTCGACGCCATCGCGACGAACGTCGTCGCGATCGCGGTGCTGTTCGCGCTGCAGACGGAGCGGGGCCTGTTCCTAACCGTGAGCCTCGTGCTCGCGATCATCGGCTTCATCGCGACCGTCGCGGTCGCCAAGTTCGTCACCGAAGGTGAGGTGATCGAATGA
- a CDS encoding gamma carbonic anhydrase family protein, with protein sequence MLRSFDGTTPQIADSAYVDEAAVIIGDVVVEADASVWPNTTLRGDHGQIVVGEGANIQDNAVLHENAELEPYATVGHSAIVHDATVAERALVGMNATVLDGARIGEGAVVAAGSVVTEGTEVPPSTLVAGAPAEPKAEVDDPHLEATADRYVDLAGRHAESSERLD encoded by the coding sequence ATGCTCCGTTCGTTCGACGGCACGACGCCGCAGATCGCCGACTCCGCGTACGTCGACGAGGCCGCCGTGATCATCGGCGACGTCGTCGTCGAAGCCGACGCCAGCGTCTGGCCGAACACCACCCTCCGGGGCGACCACGGACAGATCGTCGTCGGCGAGGGTGCGAATATTCAGGACAACGCCGTTCTCCACGAGAACGCCGAACTCGAGCCGTACGCGACGGTCGGCCACAGCGCGATCGTCCACGACGCTACGGTCGCCGAGCGCGCGCTGGTCGGGATGAACGCGACCGTCCTCGACGGCGCCCGGATCGGCGAGGGGGCCGTCGTCGCCGCCGGCAGCGTCGTCACCGAGGGCACCGAGGTTCCACCGTCGACGCTCGTCGCCGGCGCGCCCGCCGAGCCGAAAGCCGAGGTCGACGACCCGCACCTCGAGGCGACCGCCGATCGGTACGTCGACCTCGCGGGACGCCACGCCGAGTCGTCCGAACGGCTGGACTGA
- a CDS encoding metal-dependent hydrolase yields MELTWHGHSTWHVTVGDTELLIDPFFDNPKTELDPSDVETPDYVLLTHGHADHISHAGEFSDATLVATPELVSYCEDEFGYEDAVGGMGMNLGGTVECGDAYVTMHRADHTNGIMTEYDVDAGMPTGFVISDTKPTQIADEESTTFYDAGDTALMTEMRDVIGPYLEPDAAAVPIGDHFTMGPQQAAIAVDWLDVDVALPQHYDTFPPIEQDPADFEREVDATGGDAEVQVLEADEPFELES; encoded by the coding sequence ATGGAACTCACCTGGCACGGCCACTCGACGTGGCACGTCACCGTTGGCGACACCGAGTTGCTGATCGATCCGTTCTTCGACAACCCGAAGACGGAGCTGGACCCGTCGGACGTCGAGACGCCCGACTACGTGCTGTTGACCCACGGCCACGCCGACCACATCTCCCACGCCGGGGAGTTCTCCGACGCGACGCTGGTCGCGACGCCGGAACTGGTCTCCTACTGCGAGGACGAGTTCGGCTACGAGGACGCCGTCGGCGGGATGGGGATGAACCTCGGCGGCACCGTCGAGTGCGGCGACGCCTACGTCACGATGCACCGCGCCGACCACACCAACGGGATCATGACCGAGTACGACGTCGACGCCGGCATGCCGACCGGCTTCGTCATCTCCGATACGAAGCCCACGCAGATCGCCGACGAGGAGTCGACGACCTTCTACGACGCCGGCGACACCGCGCTCATGACCGAGATGCGCGACGTCATCGGTCCGTACTTGGAGCCCGACGCCGCCGCCGTGCCGATCGGCGACCACTTCACGATGGGTCCCCAGCAGGCCGCCATCGCCGTCGACTGGCTCGACGTCGACGTCGCCCTCCCGCAGCACTACGACACCTTCCCGCCGATCGAGCAGGATCCGGCGGACTTCGAGCGCGAGGTCGACGCGACCGGCGGCGACGCAGAGGTGCAGGTCCTCGAGGCCGACGAGCCGTTCGAACTCGAGAGCTGA
- a CDS encoding SHOCT domain-containing protein has protein sequence MRRTGPPGRDRNGGEGPAARLRENVTEITVLVATGLLLVAGFSGLMWLLPFAIVGYIVVVPLITMLFGNDGEYRALVGESGQRSSADADTAANREPGRTEPRSGSSHRSQTDESDRRDALETLRDRYAAGELTDEQFERKLERLLHTETLEDVADWVEDRSARGRAQDGTSDGADGREGENRTERDYEYES, from the coding sequence ATGAGACGGACCGGACCGCCCGGCCGCGACCGCAACGGCGGCGAGGGACCGGCGGCGCGACTCCGCGAGAACGTCACTGAAATCACGGTGCTGGTCGCCACCGGCCTGCTTCTCGTCGCCGGTTTCTCCGGACTGATGTGGTTGCTCCCGTTCGCGATCGTTGGCTACATCGTCGTCGTCCCGCTCATCACGATGCTGTTCGGGAACGACGGGGAGTATCGAGCGTTGGTCGGCGAGAGCGGCCAGCGCTCGAGTGCGGACGCGGACACGGCCGCAAATCGAGAGCCGGGGCGGACCGAGCCGCGATCCGGTAGTTCGCATCGGTCGCAGACCGACGAATCGGACCGGCGCGATGCCCTCGAGACGCTGCGCGATCGGTACGCCGCGGGCGAGTTGACGGACGAGCAGTTCGAGCGCAAACTCGAGCGGTTGCTGCACACGGAGACGCTCGAGGACGTCGCAGATTGGGTGGAGGACCGATCCGCGCGGGGACGCGCTCAAGACGGGACGAGCGACGGTGCGGACGGCCGCGAAGGCGAGAATCGGACGGAACGCGACTACGAGTACGAATCGTAA
- a CDS encoding DHH family phosphoesterase translates to MGNCIICGTPVDGQICESHEEDAVFEFRGSSASQLSPGRYYRGTVDGYADFGVFVDVGDHVTGLLHRSELDKRLESLDWEPGDDVYVQVLDVRDNGNVDLGWSIRQREREFRGKLIDTGDSEVLPEEFEDEGEGESESDVTDSSDTQESQRESDQQSADVDAGELQTAADDTGPSDEQPATAGAASAGGTVATESPTSTAATDDAADAEPTTEDAPLKRTTVDAIDNQVGSVVRLEGEITGIRQTSGPTVFTLRDETGTVECAAFEEAGVRAYPDVEIDDVVALEGEVERHHGDLQVETETLEILDGEDREAVVDRLESAIEREARPAEVEFLADHDAVTAVEDELLDAATAIRRAVMEARPIVVRHGATADGYVAGAAIERAVLPLIREKHTREDAEYHYFERRPLDGRVYGMDAATDDVTSMLEARDRHGEQLPLIVLVDAGATEESADGYELLSLYGADALVIDDSRADEEIVDAVSVAATPSLAGADVADVTSTALAANVAAHVNDDVRDDLRHLPAVSYWENAPEAYLELATEAGYDETAISERREAVALEAYYQSYKDKRELVADLLFDDDGDLAAHVSEQFRAKLDTELETARENLTTEEVDGITVAVLDTSAFTHRYNFPTTTMLLDELHRRQRDEGPFVTLGVGDDELHVRATESLNVRDLGDAIKAAAPDAGVRVVGGQDGHIEFLPGERAAVRDAALAALDETLA, encoded by the coding sequence ATGGGTAACTGTATCATCTGCGGCACACCCGTTGACGGGCAGATCTGCGAGAGTCACGAGGAGGACGCGGTCTTCGAGTTCCGCGGGTCCTCGGCCTCGCAGCTCTCCCCCGGTCGCTACTACCGGGGCACCGTCGACGGCTACGCCGACTTCGGCGTCTTCGTCGACGTCGGAGATCACGTCACCGGCCTGTTGCACAGAAGCGAACTCGACAAACGACTCGAGAGTCTCGACTGGGAACCGGGCGACGACGTCTACGTCCAGGTGCTCGACGTTCGGGACAACGGCAACGTCGACCTCGGCTGGTCGATCCGCCAGCGCGAACGCGAGTTCCGCGGCAAGCTGATCGACACGGGCGACTCGGAGGTTCTTCCCGAGGAGTTCGAGGACGAGGGTGAGGGAGAGAGCGAGTCGGACGTCACCGACTCCTCCGACACCCAGGAGAGTCAGCGCGAAAGCGACCAGCAGTCGGCAGACGTCGACGCCGGCGAACTCCAGACGGCCGCCGACGACACCGGTCCGTCCGACGAACAGCCCGCCACCGCGGGCGCGGCGTCCGCCGGCGGCACCGTCGCGACCGAGAGCCCGACGTCGACCGCGGCCACCGACGACGCGGCCGACGCCGAGCCCACGACCGAGGACGCGCCGCTCAAGCGGACGACCGTCGACGCCATCGACAACCAGGTCGGCAGCGTCGTTCGCCTCGAGGGCGAGATCACCGGCATCCGCCAGACCAGCGGCCCCACGGTGTTCACGCTGCGCGACGAGACCGGCACCGTCGAGTGCGCCGCATTCGAGGAAGCCGGCGTTCGCGCCTATCCCGACGTCGAGATCGACGACGTCGTCGCCTTAGAGGGCGAGGTCGAACGCCACCACGGCGACCTGCAGGTCGAAACCGAGACGCTCGAGATCCTCGACGGCGAGGACCGCGAGGCCGTCGTCGACCGCTTAGAGAGCGCGATCGAACGCGAGGCCCGACCCGCGGAGGTCGAGTTCCTCGCGGACCACGACGCCGTCACCGCCGTCGAGGACGAACTGCTCGACGCCGCGACGGCCATCCGCCGCGCGGTCATGGAAGCGCGCCCGATCGTCGTCCGCCACGGCGCGACCGCCGACGGCTACGTCGCCGGCGCCGCCATCGAACGCGCCGTGCTCCCGCTGATCCGCGAGAAGCACACCCGCGAGGACGCGGAGTACCACTACTTCGAGCGCCGCCCGCTCGACGGCCGCGTCTACGGCATGGACGCCGCCACCGACGACGTCACTTCGATGCTCGAGGCCCGCGACCGCCACGGCGAGCAACTGCCGCTGATCGTGCTCGTCGACGCCGGCGCGACCGAGGAGTCGGCCGACGGCTACGAACTGCTCAGCCTCTACGGCGCCGACGCGCTCGTCATCGACGACAGTCGCGCCGACGAGGAGATCGTCGACGCGGTCTCGGTCGCCGCGACGCCGTCGCTCGCGGGCGCCGACGTCGCCGACGTCACCTCGACGGCGCTGGCCGCGAACGTCGCCGCCCACGTCAACGACGACGTCCGGGACGACCTCCGGCACCTCCCCGCAGTCAGCTACTGGGAGAACGCCCCCGAAGCCTACCTCGAGCTCGCCACCGAGGCCGGCTACGACGAGACGGCCATCTCGGAGCGCCGCGAAGCCGTCGCGCTCGAGGCCTACTACCAGTCCTACAAGGACAAGCGCGAACTCGTCGCCGACCTGCTCTTTGACGACGACGGCGACCTCGCGGCCCACGTCTCCGAGCAGTTCCGCGCGAAGCTCGACACCGAACTCGAGACGGCCCGCGAGAACCTCACGACGGAGGAAGTCGACGGGATCACCGTTGCCGTCCTCGACACGTCGGCCTTCACCCACCGGTACAACTTCCCGACGACGACGATGCTGCTGGACGAACTCCACCGTCGTCAGCGCGACGAGGGGCCGTTCGTGACGCTGGGCGTCGGCGACGACGAACTGCACGTCCGCGCGACCGAGTCGCTGAACGTCCGCGACCTCGGCGACGCTATCAAGGCGGCCGCGCCCGACGCCGGCGTCCGCGTCGTCGGCGGCCAGGACGGTCACATCGAGTTCCTGCCCGGCGAACGGGCAGCCGTCCGCGACGCCGCGCTCGCAGCGCTCGACGAGACGCTCGCGTAA